In Streptomyces sclerotialus, the DNA window GGGGCGTCCGACGTGGCCGTACTGCGGAGCCCGGACGGCCCGCCCGGCGTCCACCAAGTGCTCCAGATAGCGGCGTGCGGTGATCCGCGAGATGCCCACCGTCTCGGCCGCCGTGCCCGCCGACAGCCCCTCGGGGGCCGCCCGCAGCGCGTCGGTCACCACCCGCAGCGTGGCCCGGGTGAGCCCTTTGGGCAGGGTGGCCGGCTGTGGTGCCCGCAGCGCGCCGATGGCCCGGTCCACCTCGTCCTGGCCGCTGGCCTCGCCCGCCGACGAGCGGAAGACGGCGTACCGGGTGAGCCGGTCGCGCAGCGTGGAGAACGTGAAGGGCTTCAGGACGTACTGCACGATGCCCAGCGACACGCCCTCCCGTACGACGGTCAGGTCGCGGGCCGAGGTGACCGCGAAGATGTCCGCGGTGTGCCCGGCCGCGCGCAGCGTCCGTACCAGCTGCAGACCGTGCCCGTCGGGCAGGAAGAGGTCCAGCAGGAGCAGGTCGACGGGGTGCTGGTCGAGGTGGCGGCGGGCCGCGGCGGCGGTGTGCACCGTACCGGAGACGGTGAAGCCGGCGATCCGGCCGACGTACAGCGCGTGCGCGTCGGCCGCCACGGGGTCGTCCTCGACGACCAGCACCCGGATGGGGGCCTCCTCCGGGGGCGGCGGGGTGCCGCCGGCCTTGTCGGGCGGTGGCGCACCGCCCGTGCCGTCCTGTGGGGTCATACCGGCTGCTCCGTCCGCAATGGCAGGCGGACGGCGAACGCCGCACCGCCCTCGGGTGCCCGGTCCAGCGTGACCGTGCCGCCGTGGCGGCGCACGGTCTGCCGCACGATGGCCAGCCCCAGGCCCCGGCCGTGCACCGTAGGGCCCGCTTCCTTGGTCGTCCAGCCGCGCCGGAAGATCTCCTCGGCGTTTCCGGGATCCACGCCGGGCCCGGAGTCGGCGACCCGGAGCAGCAGCTCGCCGTCCGTGGCGCGGGCCGTGACCACGACGCGGCCCGCCTCACCTGCGGGGTGACCGCCCGAAGCGGCGTCGATCGCGTTGTCGACGAGGTTGCCGAGGACGGTCACCAGATCGCGTGCGGGCAGCCGGTCGGGCAGCAGTCCGTCGTCGATCCCGCTGTCCTCGGTCAGCGTCAGCTCCACACCGTACTCGTTCGCCTGCGCTGCCTTGCCCAGCAGGAGCGCGGCCAGTACCGGCTCGGCGACCGCGCCCACCACCCGGTCGGTCAGGGTCTGCGCCAGCTCCAGCTCGGCGGTGGCGAACTCCACGGCCTCCTCGGCGCGGCCCAGCTCGATCAGCGAGACGACGGTGTGCAGCCGGTTGGCGGCCTCGTGCGCCTGGGAGCGCAGCGCCTCGGCGAAGCCGCGTACCGAGTCCAGCTCGCCGGAGAGCGCCTGGAGCTCGGTGTGGTCGCGCAGGGTGACCAGCGTGCCGCGCCGCTCGCCGCCGTCGACCGGCGCGGTGTTCACGACGACCACCCGGTCGGCGGTCAGGTGCAGCTCGTCGACGCGCGGGCCGGGGGAGAGCAGCGCCTCGGTGAGCGGCGCGGGCAGCCCGAGCTCCGCGACCGGCCGGCCCACCGCGTTCCCGGCCAGGCCCAGCAGCTCACGCCCCGCGTCGTTGATCAGGGCGACCGCGCGCCGCCCGTCGAGCAGCAGCAGGCCCTCGCGTACGGCGTGCAGCGCGGCCTGGTGGTAGTCGTGCAGCCGGCTCAGCTCGGCGGCGTTCATGCCGTGCGTGTGGCGCCGCAGCCGGGCGTTGGCGACGTACGTGCCGAGGCCGCCCAGGGCCAGCGCGCCGGCCGCGACCGCGATCAGCGAGAGCATCTGGCGGCGCAGCCCGCCGCTGATCGTCTCGACGGTGATGCCGGAGCTGACCAGCGCGACCACCTTGCCGCCGGACCGTACCGGCGCCACCACCCGCACGGACGGCCCGAGCGTCCCCCGGTGCGTCTCGTGGAAGACCTCGCCGCGCAGCGCCGGACCGATGTGGCCGAGGTACTTCTCGCCGATGGCGGACGGCCGTGTATGGGTATACCGGGTCTTGTCGGTGTCCATCACCACGACGAAGGCCACGCCCGCGTCCTTGCGCACCCGCTCGGTGTACGGCTGGAGCAGCCGCGTGGGGTCCTCGGAGCGGACCGCCCGCGCGACCCCGGGGGCATCGGCCACGGAGGTGGCGACGGCGGTGGTCTGGCGGCGCGCGGTCTCCTCGGCCCGCTCGCTCGCGTTGAGGTACGCGAAGACGGCGCAGCCCGCCACGACGACCGCTATGAGGACGGCCTGCATGGCGAAGAGCTGGCCGGCCAGGCTGCGGGGGCGGGGGAGGCGCATGTGCATAAGTTTGCCCGGTCACGTTTACATGAACGAAATGTACGTAAGGGTGACGTGATCAAGAGGGGGGTGCATAGTCGCCGGGACTTTGTTTTGCGTTCAAGAGCCGCAGGTCGCACGCAGAACCGGACAATCGAGGACAGGAGGCAGTCGTGGCCGCAACGACCCTGCCGGGTGGCGGGACCCCCGGCGAGCCCGGCACGCCCGCGCCGAAGAAGCGTGACCGCACCCACTACCTCTACATCGCCGTCATCGGCGCCGTAGTGCTCGGCATCGCCGTCGGCTTCATCGCCCCCGGTGTCGCCGTGGAGCTGAAGCCGCTCGGCACGGGCTTCGTGAACCTCATCAAGATGATGATCTCGCCGGTCATCTTCTGCACGATCGTCCTCGGCGTCGGCTCGGTCCGGAAGGCCGCCAAGGTCGGCGCGGTCGGCGGCCTGGCGCTCGGCTACTTCATGCTGATGTCGACCGTGGCGCTCGCCATCGGCCTGGTCGTCGGCAACATCCTGGAGCCCGGCTCCGGGATGCACCTGACCGAGACGGTCCGGGACGCGGGCCAGGCGCAGACCGAGGGCGGCGGCGAGTCCACCTCGGAGTTCCTGCTCGGCATCATCCCGCACACGCTGGTGTCCGCCTTCACCACCGGTGAGGTGCTGCAGACCCTGCTGGTCGCGCTGCTGGTGGGCTTCGGCCTCCAGGCGATGGGCCGCTCGGGCGAGCCGATCCTGCGCGGCATCGGCCACCTCCAAAGGCTGGTCTTCCGCGTCCTGTCCATGATCATGTGGGCGGCGCCGGTGGGTGCCTTCGGCGCCATCGCCGCGGTGGTCGGCGAGACCGGCCTGGACGCGCTGAAGTCCCTCGCCGTCATCATGGTCGGCTTCTACGTCACCTGCCTGCTCTTCGTGGTCGTCGTCCTCGGCGCGCTGCTGCGTCTGGTCGCCGGCGTGAACATCTTCGCGCTGCTGAAGTACCTGGGCCGCGAGTTCCTGCTGATCCTCTCCACCTCCTCCTCCGAGTCGGCCCTGCCGCGGCTGATCGCGAAGATGGAGCACCTGGGAGTCAGCAAGCCGGTGGTCGGCATCACCGTCCCGACCGGCTACTCCTTCAACCTCGACGGCACCGCCATCTACCTGACGATGTCCTCGCTGTTCGTCGCCGAGGCGATGGGCGCACCGCTCTCCCTCGGTGAGCAGATCTCCCTCCTGGTCTTCATGATCATCGCGTCGAAGGGTGCCGCCGGCGTCACCGGCGCGGGCCTGGCCACCCTGGCCGGCGGCCTCCAGTCGCACCGCCCCGACCTGGTCGACGGCGTCGGCTTGATCGTCGGCATCGACCGCTTCATGAGCGAGGCCCGCGCGCTGACCAACTTCGCCGGCAACGCCGTCGCCACGGTCCTGATCGGCACCTGGACCAAGGAGATCGACAAGGCCCGCGTGGGCCAGGTCCTGGCCGGCAATGTCCCCTTCGACGAGAAGACCCTCGTCGACGACGGCCACGGCCCGTCCCCCGAGGCCGACGCGGAGGTCCCGGAGCCCCGCGCCGACGACAAGAAGGCGGTCGTCTGACCGGCCCGCCCCGCAGGCCCCACGAAGCCCTCGCCGCGCGCCGCGGCGAGGGCTTCGCCCGTGTCCGGAGTTCGCGATCACGTGCGGAATTTCTCGATTGCGTCTCAGGGTGTAGCGGGCCGGAAACGAACCCGTGGCGGGACTGTCCCCGGACGCTGTGAAGCGGCAGAGTCGTCAGGGCCGGCGGGAAGTCGCCGGTGAACGGGGGCACGGGGGATCACGGGGGAGCGGGGCCCGCCGGCGGCAGACGCCGGCGGGCCCCTTTCTTGTGCGTACGGGCAGGGGGTGCGACACCGGCCCGCAAGCACGTCCGTACGGCCGTCAGCCCTCCGGGCGCAGCCAGACCGTGGCGAGCGGCGGGAGCACCGGCGCGATGGACGCGGGCCGGCCGTGGTACGGCACCGGCTCGGACTTCAGCCGCCCGGTGTTGACCACCCCGCTGCCGCCGAACCGCTCCTCGTCGGTGTTGAGCACCTCCCGCCAGGCCGGCACGTTCTCCGGCACGCCGAGGCGGTACTCGTGGCGCACCACCGGCGAGAAATTGCAGACCGCGAGCAGCGGACCGCCCTCGGCGTCGTAGCGCACGAACGAGAAGACGTTGTCCTCCCACGCGCCGCCGTCGATCCACGAGAAACCGCCCGGGTCGGTGTCCCGCTCCCACAGGGCCGGGGTGGCGGAGTACAACCGGTTCAGCTCGCGGACCAGGTCGCGGACGCCGCGGTGGTCCGGCTCGGCGGAGTACGCCGGGTCCAGCAGCCACCAGTCCGGGCCGTGCCCCTCGGACCACTCGGCGCCCTGCGCGAACTCCTGCCCCATGAAGAGCAGTTGCTTGCCCGGGTGGGACCACATGAAGCCCAGGTACGCGCGGTGGTTGGCGCGCTGCTGCCACCAGTCGCCGGGCATCTTCGAGACCAGCGCCCGCTTGCCGTGCACGACCTCGTCGTGCGAGATGGGCAGCACGTAGTTCTCGGAGTACGCGTACACCATCGAGAACGTCATCTCGTTGTGGTGGTACTTGCGGTGCACCGGCTCCTTGGACATGTAGACCAGCGAGTCGTGCATCCAGCCCATGTTCCACTTCAGCCCGAAGCCCAGGCCGCCGAAGCCGCCGGGCCCGACGTGGTGCGTGGCGCGGGTGACGCCGTCCCAGGCGGTGGACTCCTCGGCGATGGTCACCACGCCCGGGCAGCGCCGGTAGACCGTGGCGTTCATCTCCTGGAGGAAGGCGACCGCGTCGAGGTTCTCCCGGCCGCCGTGCTGGTTGGGCGTCCACTCGCCGTGCTCACGGGAGTAGTCCAGATAGAGCATCGAGGCCACGGCGTCCACCCGCAGGCCGTCGATGTGGAACTCCGAGCACCAGTAGACGGCGTTGGCGACGAGGAAGTTACGGACCTCCGTGCGGCCGTAGTCGAATTCGAGGGTGCCCCAGTCGGGGTGCGCGGCCCGCGCCGGGTCCTCGTGCTCGTACAGCGGCCGTCCGTCGAACTCCGCCAGCGCCCAGTCGTCGCGCGGGAAGTGAGCCGGCACCCAGTCCATGATCACGCCGATGCCCGCCTGATGCAGCGCGTCGACCAGGTACTTGAAGTCGTCCGGCGAGCCGAGCCGGGCCGTGGGCGCGTAGAAGCCGGTGACCTGGTAGCCCCAGGACCCGCCGAACGGGTGCTCGGCGACCGGCATCAGCTCCACGTGCGTGAAGCCCAGGTCCTTGACGTACGCGGGCAGCTGCTCGGCCAGTTCGCGGTAGGACAGGCCCGGCCGCCAGGAGGGGAGGTGCACCTCGTAGACGGAGAACGGGGAGGTGTGCACCGGCCGTTCGGCGCGGCGCGCCATCCACTCCGCGTCACCCCACTCGTGGCGCGAGACGTCGATGACCGAGGCGTTGGCGGGCGGGCACTCGGTCCGCCGGGCCATCGGGTCGATGCGCAGCGTGTGGCTGCCGTCCGGGCGCGCGATGTCGAACTTGTACAGCTCGCCCTCGCCCAGGCCGGGAATGAACAGCTCCCACACGCCGGTGGAGCCGAGGGAGCGCATCGGGTAGACCGTGCCGTCCCAGTAGTTCATGTTCCCGGCGACGCGGACGCCCTGCGCGTTCGGCGCCCACACCGTGAAGCGGGTGCCGGTCACGCCCTGGTGCTCCATGACCCGGGCGCCGAGCGCCTGCCACAGCTCCTCGTGCCGGCCCTCGCCGATCAGGTGCAGGTCCAGCTCGCCGATGGCGGGCAGGAAGCGGTACGGGTCGTGGACGGTGACCTCGTGCGCGTCCTCGCCGGTGCCGTAGGCGACCGCCAGCTGGTAGTCGGGGATCTCCGACAGCGGCAGCACCCCGCCGAACAGGCCGTCGCCCTCCTCGGGAAGTTCCACCCGCAGCCCCTTGGCCAGCACGGTCACCGAGGTGGCGTACGGGCGCAGCACGCGGAAGAGCACCCCGCCGCGCACGGGATGCGCGCCGAGCAGCGCGTGCGGGTCGTGGTGCGTACCGGACAGCAGCCGGCCGCGGTCGGTGTCGCCGAGCGGAGGGGCGGGGCGCACCCCGCCGCTGCCGCCCGCGACGGCGGGGACCTCGGCGGCCCGCGCGGCGGGAGGCTTCGCGGCCGCCCGGGCGGTGGCGGTACCGACGGTGGCGGTGCTGCGGGCGGCGACGGCCTTCGGCTCGGCGGGCTTCCGCGCCGCGGGCTTGCGGGCCGCGGGCTTCTTGGCCGGCTCCGGCCCCGCGGCGGCCCCGGCGGTCTTCTTCGCGCCGGCCGCTCCCGCCCCGGCCGTGGACTTCCCGGCGGCCGTCTTCCTGGCGGGGGACTTCCTGGCCGTCGGCTTCTTCGCGGCGGCCCGCTTCGGAGCGGGCTTCTCGGATGCCGGAGCGTCGGTCCCCGGCGCCGCGGCCGGCTTCACCTCGGTGGCCGGCGCGTCGGAGGGCTTGGCGGCACCGCGGGCCGGCTTGGCGCGCGAGGCCTTCCGCGCCGGCTTCGCGGCGGGTTCCGTGGTGGTTTCGGTGGTGGCCGCCTCCGCCTCCGGGGCGGGCCCGGAGCGCTGGGCGGGCGGGGCCTCCGGCTCACCGTCCGGTGCGCCCTCCGGCCGCGCCGGGGCCGGCAGGAAGGTGGTCGGTACGTCGGCGTCGGGCGCCGCTGCGGCAGGGTCGGACGAGGAGCGGGACGGCGGACGGGGGGTCACGGGAGGAGCCTCCTGGCGGGCAGGTCGGGCGGTCGGGGGATCGAAGGGCTGGACACGGGGGTCAGGTGCGGTCCTCGGGCGGGGCGTAACTCGTGAACGACGGGTCGCCCTCCTCCGGGTCCGCGTCGGCGTAGGGGTCGGGCCCCGCGCCCACATGGGGTTCGGTCGTCAGGTGCGCACCGGTGCCGAGGTGCGGATCGGTCCCGGCGAGGCGGCGGACGGCGGCCATCGGGATCGGCAGCCAGTCCGGCCGGTGCCGGGCCTCGTAGAGCACCTCGTACACGGCCTTGTCGGTCTCGTACGCGCGCATCAGCTCCGGAACGGAGTCCGGGTCCAGGCCGCCGGCCTCGGCGTAGCCGCGGCAGAACGCGGCCCGTGCGCGCCGCGCCCACTCCAGCGACCAGGCGTCGCCGCCGCCGGGGCCGCTGCGCGCCGCGTAGTCGAAGGACCGGAGCATAGCGGCGACGTCCCGCACCGCGGGCTGGACGTCGCGCCTTTCCGCCAGCGGCCGGGCGGGCTCGCCCTCGAAGTCGATGACCGACCAGCGGCCCTCGCCCGCGGAGCGCAGCGTCTGGCCCAGGTGCAGGTCGCCGTGGATGCGCTGGGCGGCGAACGTACGGCCGTCCTCGCCGAGCGTGGTGAGCGCCTGGAAGGCGGCGCGCAGCCGGTTGCGGTACGGGCGCAGCGCCGGGACCGCGCGGGCCGCCGCGTCCAGTCGCTCGGTCATGCCGGTGGCGATCCGCTCCAGGTGCGTGCGGCGCAGCTGGGTGGTGGGGAGCGTCTCGGCGAGCGCGGTGTGCACCTCGGCGGTGGCGTGGCCGAGCGCCCGCGCGGAGCCGGTGAAGTCGGCGCGTACCGACAGGGCGTTCAGCGCGAGCTGCCAGCCGTCGGCCGCGCCGTCCAGGAACGGGGTGAGCACACCGAGAGTGATCGGTTCTGCGGCGTGGTGCCGGGGCCCGTCGGCCGGATTCACCGGGCCCGCCGCCGATGACTCGAACCATGCGACAGGCCCCGGTACCCGCGAGCACTTGGCGCGGGCCAGGGCCAGCGGGAGTTCCAGGTCCGGGTTGAGGCCGGGGGCGGCCCGGCGGAAGACCTTCAGGATGTAGGCGTCACCGAACACCACCGAGGTGTTGGACTGTTCGCCGGTCAGCGGCCGGGCGGTGAGGCCGGAGGCGAGCGAGGCGTCCGGCTCGACGGTGAAGCGGAGCGCACCCAGCTGGCCCGGCACCCGCAGCCGTTCCAGCAGCAGCGTGCACAGCCGCGGGTCGAGCAGCGCGTCGTAGACCGTACGCCCGGCCAGCGGTCCCTCGTCCGGGCGGCCGATCAAGGCGTGGGCGAGCCGCGGCGGCAGCGTGCCGTGCACGCCGAGGAACAGCTGGTAGCAGTCGTCGTCCTCCGGCGCCCGGGCCGGGCCGCCGGGCTGCCGGGCGCGGACGAGGAGGTGCAGCAGCCCGGGAGCGGCGGCGGCCCCGTCGACGGGCAGCAGTTCGGCGGCCGACACGAGATCGAAGCCGCTGACCGGCCGTCCCTTGCCGGCGAACCACCGCTGCCGCGGCACCCATTCGCGCAGCAGCGGGACGAGCGAGGGCAGCAGCCCGGGCGCGGCGGTGACGGGCGGCCGGTGGTGCCGGCCTTGCAGAGCACGGGTCGAGGCGGTTTCCGACATGACGTCGCGTCCTTTCCCCGGGCACACGACAGCTACGGCAAAGTGTCCCGGAATACGGCCTTTACTGTGGGGCGGTGCGGGACGTGTCGGGCGAGGATCGTCCGTACGGCAGCGGATCCGCGGCAGGATTCCCCACGCCCGCAGGCTCGGCGTGTGACTCGTCCGGCCCGTGCGGCAGTAGGGAGACTGCCCGGGCGAAAGGTCGAAAAACTCCCGAACACGCCTTGCGTGCATGTACGGGCGGGTAATGCATGCCCCCGCCGCGGTGGCCGGCCGGCCACCGCGGCGGGCCCGTACGCGGCGGTGCGCGGGCGCTCCGTACGGCGCGCCCGCGCGGCACCGGCCCACAGGCCCGGCCGGTGCCCGGAACGTCCTGCCGGCTAAGCCACCGCGTCCTTGCGCAGCCGGAACCAGTAGAAGCCGTGTCCCGCGAGGGTCAGCAGGTAGGGCAGCTGGCCGATCGCGGGGAAGCGCACGCCGCCGATCAGTTCGACCGGGTGACGGCCGTCGAACGACTGCAGGTCCAGCTCGGTGGGCTGGGCGAAGCGCGAGAAGTTGTGCACGCACAGCACCAGGTCGT includes these proteins:
- a CDS encoding cation:dicarboxylate symporter family transporter; translation: MAATTLPGGGTPGEPGTPAPKKRDRTHYLYIAVIGAVVLGIAVGFIAPGVAVELKPLGTGFVNLIKMMISPVIFCTIVLGVGSVRKAAKVGAVGGLALGYFMLMSTVALAIGLVVGNILEPGSGMHLTETVRDAGQAQTEGGGESTSEFLLGIIPHTLVSAFTTGEVLQTLLVALLVGFGLQAMGRSGEPILRGIGHLQRLVFRVLSMIMWAAPVGAFGAIAAVVGETGLDALKSLAVIMVGFYVTCLLFVVVVLGALLRLVAGVNIFALLKYLGREFLLILSTSSSESALPRLIAKMEHLGVSKPVVGITVPTGYSFNLDGTAIYLTMSSLFVAEAMGAPLSLGEQISLLVFMIIASKGAAGVTGAGLATLAGGLQSHRPDLVDGVGLIVGIDRFMSEARALTNFAGNAVATVLIGTWTKEIDKARVGQVLAGNVPFDEKTLVDDGHGPSPEADAEVPEPRADDKKAVV
- a CDS encoding maltokinase N-terminal cap-like domain-containing protein, with amino-acid sequence MSETASTRALQGRHHRPPVTAAPGLLPSLVPLLREWVPRQRWFAGKGRPVSGFDLVSAAELLPVDGAAAAPGLLHLLVRARQPGGPARAPEDDDCYQLFLGVHGTLPPRLAHALIGRPDEGPLAGRTVYDALLDPRLCTLLLERLRVPGQLGALRFTVEPDASLASGLTARPLTGEQSNTSVVFGDAYILKVFRRAAPGLNPDLELPLALARAKCSRVPGPVAWFESSAAGPVNPADGPRHHAAEPITLGVLTPFLDGAADGWQLALNALSVRADFTGSARALGHATAEVHTALAETLPTTQLRRTHLERIATGMTERLDAAARAVPALRPYRNRLRAAFQALTTLGEDGRTFAAQRIHGDLHLGQTLRSAGEGRWSVIDFEGEPARPLAERRDVQPAVRDVAAMLRSFDYAARSGPGGGDAWSLEWARRARAAFCRGYAEAGGLDPDSVPELMRAYETDKAVYEVLYEARHRPDWLPIPMAAVRRLAGTDPHLGTGAHLTTEPHVGAGPDPYADADPEEGDPSFTSYAPPEDRT
- the glgB gene encoding 1,4-alpha-glucan branching enzyme, with protein sequence MTPRPPSRSSSDPAAAAPDADVPTTFLPAPARPEGAPDGEPEAPPAQRSGPAPEAEAATTETTTEPAAKPARKASRAKPARGAAKPSDAPATEVKPAAAPGTDAPASEKPAPKRAAAKKPTARKSPARKTAAGKSTAGAGAAGAKKTAGAAAGPEPAKKPAARKPAARKPAEPKAVAARSTATVGTATARAAAKPPAARAAEVPAVAGGSGGVRPAPPLGDTDRGRLLSGTHHDPHALLGAHPVRGGVLFRVLRPYATSVTVLAKGLRVELPEEGDGLFGGVLPLSEIPDYQLAVAYGTGEDAHEVTVHDPYRFLPAIGELDLHLIGEGRHEELWQALGARVMEHQGVTGTRFTVWAPNAQGVRVAGNMNYWDGTVYPMRSLGSTGVWELFIPGLGEGELYKFDIARPDGSHTLRIDPMARRTECPPANASVIDVSRHEWGDAEWMARRAERPVHTSPFSVYEVHLPSWRPGLSYRELAEQLPAYVKDLGFTHVELMPVAEHPFGGSWGYQVTGFYAPTARLGSPDDFKYLVDALHQAGIGVIMDWVPAHFPRDDWALAEFDGRPLYEHEDPARAAHPDWGTLEFDYGRTEVRNFLVANAVYWCSEFHIDGLRVDAVASMLYLDYSREHGEWTPNQHGGRENLDAVAFLQEMNATVYRRCPGVVTIAEESTAWDGVTRATHHVGPGGFGGLGFGLKWNMGWMHDSLVYMSKEPVHRKYHHNEMTFSMVYAYSENYVLPISHDEVVHGKRALVSKMPGDWWQQRANHRAYLGFMWSHPGKQLLFMGQEFAQGAEWSEGHGPDWWLLDPAYSAEPDHRGVRDLVRELNRLYSATPALWERDTDPGGFSWIDGGAWEDNVFSFVRYDAEGGPLLAVCNFSPVVRHEYRLGVPENVPAWREVLNTDEERFGGSGVVNTGRLKSEPVPYHGRPASIAPVLPPLATVWLRPEG
- a CDS encoding response regulator: MTPQDGTGGAPPPDKAGGTPPPPEEAPIRVLVVEDDPVAADAHALYVGRIAGFTVSGTVHTAAAARRHLDQHPVDLLLLDLFLPDGHGLQLVRTLRAAGHTADIFAVTSARDLTVVREGVSLGIVQYVLKPFTFSTLRDRLTRYAVFRSSAGEASGQDEVDRAIGALRAPQPATLPKGLTRATLRVVTDALRAAPEGLSAGTAAETVGISRITARRYLEHLVDAGRAVRAPQYGHVGRPELRYRWSDH
- a CDS encoding sensor histidine kinase, with amino-acid sequence MRLPRPRSLAGQLFAMQAVLIAVVVAGCAVFAYLNASERAEETARRQTTAVATSVADAPGVARAVRSEDPTRLLQPYTERVRKDAGVAFVVVMDTDKTRYTHTRPSAIGEKYLGHIGPALRGEVFHETHRGTLGPSVRVVAPVRSGGKVVALVSSGITVETISGGLRRQMLSLIAVAAGALALGGLGTYVANARLRRHTHGMNAAELSRLHDYHQAALHAVREGLLLLDGRRAVALINDAGRELLGLAGNAVGRPVAELGLPAPLTEALLSPGPRVDELHLTADRVVVVNTAPVDGGERRGTLVTLRDHTELQALSGELDSVRGFAEALRSQAHEAANRLHTVVSLIELGRAEEAVEFATAELELAQTLTDRVVGAVAEPVLAALLLGKAAQANEYGVELTLTEDSGIDDGLLPDRLPARDLVTVLGNLVDNAIDAASGGHPAGEAGRVVVTARATDGELLLRVADSGPGVDPGNAEEIFRRGWTTKEAGPTVHGRGLGLAIVRQTVRRHGGTVTLDRAPEGGAAFAVRLPLRTEQPV